From the genome of Nitrosopumilus sp.:
TTTACTTTCACTCAAGAACAAGCAAAGAATTTCTATGCTGTACATAAAGACAAACCATTCTTTGGTGAACTAACATCATTTATCACATCAGGACCAGTAGTTGCAGCAATCATTGAAGGAAATAATGCAATTGCAACTACTAGAATAATGATTGGCGCAACAAAATCATTCGAAGCTGATCCTGGTTCAATTAGAGGTGACTTTGGATTGGGATTCAGTGAAAATATAATTCACGCATCAGATTCACAAGAAAGCTTTGACCATGAATCGAGGGTAGCATTTGAGTGATCTGGTTTGCAAATTCGTCAGCCTATAGTGGCAG
Proteins encoded in this window:
- the ndk gene encoding nucleoside-diphosphate kinase produces the protein MTEKSLFIVKPDAVSRNLVGEVISRFERKGFKLLKLMMFTFTQEQAKNFYAVHKDKPFFGELTSFITSGPVVAAIIEGNNAIATTRIMIGATKSFEADPGSIRGDFGLGFSENIIHASDSQESFDHESRVAFE